Proteins found in one Herbiconiux sp. A18JL235 genomic segment:
- a CDS encoding nitroreductase family protein: MTITAPSTTSSTSTEQRLAETSAPIHETLATRWSPRSFEANETIDESLLTAALEAARWAPSAANTQPARFIVARRGSEAFEKVAASLMGFNSVWATNAAVLIVGIAETVDAEGKPRPWAEYDLGQALAHLSFQAHADGLHVHQMGGFVAASISEAFDLPESLKPLTVTALGTLAPAEALPDDTLIARESAPRTRLPLDELLLVSE; the protein is encoded by the coding sequence ATGACCATCACCGCTCCCTCCACCACGTCTTCCACCTCCACAGAGCAGCGCCTCGCCGAGACGTCCGCCCCCATCCACGAGACGCTCGCGACCCGCTGGAGCCCCCGCTCGTTCGAGGCGAATGAGACCATCGACGAGAGCCTCCTCACCGCCGCCCTCGAGGCCGCCCGCTGGGCGCCGTCGGCCGCGAACACGCAACCCGCCCGCTTCATCGTCGCTCGCCGCGGCTCGGAGGCCTTCGAGAAGGTCGCCGCCTCGCTCATGGGCTTCAACTCGGTGTGGGCCACCAACGCCGCCGTGCTCATCGTCGGCATCGCCGAGACCGTCGACGCCGAGGGCAAGCCGCGCCCGTGGGCCGAGTACGACCTCGGTCAGGCCCTCGCCCACCTCTCCTTCCAGGCCCACGCCGACGGCCTCCACGTGCACCAGATGGGCGGCTTCGTCGCGGCATCGATCTCCGAGGCCTTCGACCTCCCCGAGTCGCTGAAGCCCCTCACGGTCACCGCCCTCGGCACCCTCGCCCCCGCCGAGGCCCTCCCCGACGACACCCTCATCGCCCGCGAGTCCGCCCCCCGCACCCGCCTCCCCCTCGACGAGCTCCTCCTCGTGAGTGAGTGA
- a CDS encoding DedA family protein yields the protein MSLAFADPNPFLIEPAAASVSETGGGGGDSESLGFIGDAAVGLMEVLGAPGAGLAVFAENLFPPIPSEVILPLAGFAASRGDLNLIAAIVFCTLGSVLGALTLYGLGAWLGRDRMRAIARRLPLVDVHDVDRTEEWFQRHGPKAVFFGRMLPLFRSFISIPAGIERMTLWKFLLLTAAGSLIWNTIFILAGFWLGEQWHVVEQYAEILQYVVIAAVVGAIAWFVISRTRKHRRGETDEARSAARE from the coding sequence ATGAGCCTGGCCTTCGCCGACCCGAATCCCTTCCTCATCGAACCCGCCGCAGCATCCGTCTCGGAGACCGGGGGTGGCGGCGGCGACAGCGAGAGCCTCGGGTTCATCGGCGACGCCGCGGTCGGCCTCATGGAGGTGCTCGGGGCACCCGGCGCCGGGCTCGCCGTCTTCGCCGAGAACCTGTTCCCGCCGATTCCGAGCGAGGTCATCCTCCCGCTCGCCGGTTTCGCTGCCAGCCGGGGCGACCTGAATCTCATCGCCGCCATCGTGTTCTGCACGCTTGGCTCCGTGCTCGGCGCCCTCACGCTCTACGGCCTCGGCGCCTGGCTCGGTCGCGACCGGATGCGCGCCATCGCCCGCAGACTCCCCCTGGTCGACGTTCACGACGTCGACCGCACGGAGGAGTGGTTCCAGCGGCACGGGCCCAAGGCGGTGTTCTTCGGGCGGATGCTGCCGCTGTTCCGCAGCTTCATCTCCATCCCGGCGGGCATCGAGCGGATGACGCTGTGGAAGTTCCTGCTCCTCACCGCCGCGGGGAGCCTGATCTGGAACACCATCTTCATTCTCGCCGGCTTCTGGCTCGGCGAGCAGTGGCACGTGGTGGAGCAGTACGCCGAGATCCTCCAGTACGTGGTGATCGCCGCGGTCGTGGGGGCGATCGCGTGGTTCGTGATCAGCCGGACGCGCAAGCACCGCCGCGGCGAGACCGACGAGGCGAGGAGCGCAGCCCGGGAATAG
- a CDS encoding metal-sensitive transcriptional regulator: MTEHAHHGYISNKDAYLKRLKRIEGQARGIQNMVDEEKYCIDILTQISAMTSALESVALGLLDEHLNHCVLEAAAEGGPVAEEKLREASAAIARLVKS; encoded by the coding sequence ATGACCGAACACGCGCACCACGGCTACATCTCGAACAAAGACGCGTACCTCAAGCGCCTGAAGCGCATCGAGGGGCAGGCGCGGGGCATCCAGAACATGGTCGACGAGGAGAAGTACTGCATCGACATCCTCACTCAGATCTCGGCGATGACGAGTGCGCTCGAGTCGGTCGCTCTCGGTCTCCTCGACGAGCACCTCAATCACTGCGTGCTCGAGGCAGCGGCCGAGGGCGGCCCCGTCGCCGAGGAGAAGCTCCGCGAGGCCTCAGCCGCCATCGCCCGCCTCGTGAAGTCGTAG